In the genome of Magnolia sinica isolate HGM2019 chromosome 2, MsV1, whole genome shotgun sequence, one region contains:
- the LOC131233932 gene encoding 7-deoxyloganetin glucosyltransferase-like, which yields MAPKTSEKPHAVCLPFPAQGHITPMLHLSKLLHARGFHITFINTEFNHRRLIKSGVMDPTVTLDGFRFETITDGLPTSDIDSTQNVIELSEATQKYCLYPLRQLILRLNGDIDGGLPVTCMVVDAAMCFAQQISDELGIPDVVLWTMSNCSLLAYLHFDELIQRGYVPLKDVNCLTNGYLDTRIDWIPAMPGIRLKDFPPFIRTVDPNDFMLGFCKQAVEQLLKASAVIFNTFEELEYEIIEATKHKFKLQRPYTIGPLFALCDQIPNTKLSPLKSNLWKEDMECMEWLDKRGEGKVLYVNFGSIMVLTPEQLKELAWGLANSNHPFMWVIRSDLVSGGSAILEQEFLEETKGRGLLASWCPQKQVLDHPSVGGFLTHNGWNSTLESIHSGVPMLCWPFFADQQTNSRFVCTVWGNGMEIDNEVVKREKVEGAIKELMEGEKGKEMRQNAMKWKKKARKATEVGGPSYISFDRLVNDMLVMKR from the exons ATGGCTCCCAAGACCTCAGAAAAACCCCATGCAGTCTGCCTTCCTTTTCCCGCCCAAGGCCATATCACACCCATGTTGCACCTCTCTAAGCTACTCCATGCAAGAGGCTTCCATATAACCTTCATCAACACCGAGTTCAACCATCGACGTCTCATCAAGTCAGGGGTCATGGATCCAACGGTCACGTTAGATGGGTTCCGATTCGAGACCATTACAGACGGTCTACCAACGTCGGATATCGATTCCACCCAAAACGTTATTGAGCTCTCTGAGGCCACACAAAAATACTGCCTGTACCCTCTAAGGCAGCTTATATTGAGACTCAATGGAGACATTGATGGTGGGCTACCCGTAACTTGTATGGTTGTAGATGCGGCCATGTGTTTCGCTCAACAGATTTCAGATGAGCTTGGTATTCCTGATGTAGTACTTTGGACAATGAGTAACTGCAGCTTATTGGCTTACCTCCATTTCGATGAGCTCATACAACGGGGCTATGTACCCTTGAAAG ATGTCAATTGTTTAACCAACGGATATCTCGACACTCGCATCGACTGGATTCCAGCAATGCCAGGCATCCGTCTGAAGGATTTTCCACCTTTCATCAGAACGGTGGACCCCAACGATTTCATGCTCGGCTTCTGTAAACAGGCGGTTGAGCAATTATTGAAGGCTTCTGCAGTCATTTTCAATACATTTGAAGAATTGGAGTATGAGATAATTGAAGCCACCAAGCATAAATTTAAGCTACAACGACCTTACACTATAGGTCCTTTATTCGCACTCTGTGATCAGATTCCAAATACTAAGTTGAGTCCCCTGAAGTCGAATCTATGGAAAGAAGATATGGAATGTATGGAGTGGTTAGACAAGAGAGGTGAAGGTAAGGTTCTTTATGTGAATTTCGGTAGCATTATGGTTCTGACACCCGAGCAGTTGAAAGAATTAGCTTGGGGCCTGGCGAATAgtaaccatccattcatgtgggtCATCCGGTCCGATCTTGTATCTGGTGGATCAGCTATTTTAGAGCAAGAGTTCCTGGAAGAAACGAAAGGAAGGGGTTTGCTAGCGAGTTGGTGTCCACAGAAGCAAGTGCTGGATCATCCATCGGTCGGAGGGTTTctaacacacaatggatggaatTCTACGTTGGAGAGTATTCATAGCGGTGTTCCGATGCTGTGCTGGCCTTTCTTTGCGGATCAACAGACGAATAGCCGATTTGTGTGCACTGTTTGGGGGAATGGAATGGAGATTGATAATGAAGTGGTCAAGAGAGAAAAAGTGGAGGGTGCTATTAAGGAATTGATGGAAGgggagaaaggaaaggaaatgaGGCAGAATGCAatgaaatggaagaagaaagctaGGAAAGCTACTGAAGTTGGAGGGCCTTCTTACATTAGCTTTGATAGATTGGTGAATGATATGTTAGTTATGAAACGTTAG